The following coding sequences are from one Deltaproteobacteria bacterium window:
- a CDS encoding HupE/UreJ family protein, which yields MTSGRQSGGARPGPALALAVTATLVPLLALAPPALGHGRSVSYSNWTLTDTGARVEARLARIDLTRLDADAWDDAATGAYVAPRLVLLAGERPCEVVAAPVARAGEDGWLTLAWQVACPPGARAIASRLFLDVAPSHLHFARATLPDGTAAERVLSGDEPRWTLGEDGAGASLADYVALGVRHIAGGWDHLAFLLALVLLARSLLEVATVVTAFTAAHSVTLALAATGLVRPAPGTVEATIGLSIALVAAENVWLLGGRDCATPWLATAMLAALALAAALGMGTVPVAVLAGLALFARCHFGLLARSGETARLRALVAFAFGFVHGFGFAGVLAALELPRRRLLPALLGFNLGVEAGQLAVIAGAWALLVLVDRATAERGRRPLAEIGSAAICGLGLFWFVTRALGHG from the coding sequence GTGACCTCGGGGCGGCAATCGGGCGGCGCCAGACCCGGCCCCGCGCTCGCCCTCGCGGTCACGGCGACCCTGGTCCCGCTCCTCGCGCTCGCCCCGCCCGCGCTCGGGCACGGCCGCAGCGTCTCGTACTCGAACTGGACCCTCACCGACACGGGCGCGCGGGTCGAGGCACGGCTCGCGCGCATCGACCTGACCCGTCTCGACGCCGACGCATGGGACGACGCCGCGACGGGCGCGTACGTCGCGCCCCGCCTCGTCCTCCTCGCCGGCGAGCGGCCGTGCGAGGTCGTCGCGGCGCCCGTCGCGCGCGCGGGTGAGGACGGCTGGTTGACGCTCGCCTGGCAGGTCGCGTGTCCGCCCGGCGCGCGCGCGATCGCGTCGCGCCTCTTCCTCGACGTGGCGCCGTCGCACCTCCACTTCGCGCGCGCGACGCTTCCCGACGGCACGGCCGCCGAGCGCGTGCTCTCGGGCGACGAGCCCCGCTGGACACTGGGGGAGGATGGCGCGGGGGCGTCGCTCGCCGACTACGTCGCGCTCGGCGTCCGGCACATCGCCGGCGGCTGGGACCATCTCGCCTTCCTGCTCGCGCTCGTGCTGCTGGCGCGCTCGCTCCTCGAGGTCGCGACCGTCGTGACCGCGTTCACGGCCGCGCACAGCGTGACCCTCGCGCTCGCGGCGACCGGCCTCGTGCGTCCCGCGCCTGGCACGGTCGAGGCCACGATCGGACTCTCGATCGCGCTGGTCGCGGCCGAGAACGTGTGGCTCCTCGGCGGGCGTGACTGCGCCACGCCGTGGCTCGCGACCGCGATGCTCGCGGCGCTGGCGCTCGCCGCCGCGCTCGGCATGGGGACCGTGCCCGTGGCCGTGCTCGCGGGGCTCGCGCTCTTCGCGCGCTGCCACTTCGGGCTGCTCGCGAGGAGCGGCGAGACGGCTCGGCTCCGGGCGCTGGTCGCGTTCGCGTTCGGGTTCGTGCACGGCTTCGGGTTCGCGGGCGTGCTCGCCGCGCTCGAGCTGCCGCGCCGCCGTCTGCTCCCGGCGCTCCTCGGCTTCAACCTCGGCGTCGAGGCCGGACAGCTCGCCGTCATCGCGGGCGCGTGGGCGCTCCTCGTGCTCGTGGACCGCGCGACCGCCGAGCGCGGACGGCGGCCGCTGGCCGAGATCGGGTCGGCCGCCATCTGCGGGCTCGGGCTCT